DNA from Solanum stenotomum isolate F172 chromosome 3, ASM1918654v1, whole genome shotgun sequence:
ttgtagaataaccaagTGTTTGAGACAACCagaaataaaagtaggaaaccaaactctaagtcaatgactttatatacaaaatggtataaatataattatttaatttactatcgggttatcggttaacctgttatgaaaaaattcaaaccgttaagaaccgataacccgataacaaaaaaaatcaaaatcNtaaatagggacaaccaaaaaaggaaatatggacaagtaaatagggacggagggagtataaagaaaaatttattgAGAAAGTCTTTTCGAATATTTGCATTAATACTTTTTCGAGCAACATCTAGGCTGcgtatcggtcggttcggttctgttttgaagtttattagtttgacttattggttatcggtttgtagAGATGTTAACCCGTTATTgaaccattaagatattggCTTATCGGTTATTGAtttatcggttcggttattggtttaaccgttaaaatttgacacaaaaaaaacattgaaaatcacttaaaaacaaggtgacaaaccaaataaaCCATGCACATGAGTTCACAAGTTACATCTTGCTCAAACACAAACATttttacattgtagaataaccaagTGTTTGAGACAACCagaaataaaagtaggaaaccaaactctaagtcaatgactttatatacaaaatggtataaatataattatttaatttactatcgggttatcggttaacccgttatgaaaaaacctcaaaccgttaagaaccgataacccaataacaaaaaaatcaaaaccgtTATTAAAACcgctaaaccaataacccaatactGATAaactaatactccctccgtcccattttatgtgaggtacttTGACTcaacacggagtttaagaaagaaaggaagacttttaaaacttgtggtctaaaatgaatgatagaaatttgtgtggctataaatcatttcattaagggtaaaataaacattttatagtcaaattattactttatatagaaatatgtcattctttttgagattgactaaaaatgaaagtaaatcacataaattgagacaaaaaaagtaactttttttcgattcgattttgaaCGGCCCTAACACCACCCACTAACCACAACCCCTCTCCCCTCTCCACGCCCAAAAAGAAGATAACATTAAAATGCTATCCAATTCCATCGTGCTGAAAAACTATTTCAAAGTACAAACCGCCTCCTCTAATTTCCCAAAAATGACAGAATCTGCCCCCTCGTGTCACTTTTCAAACGAAACCACGTTGCTTCATGGCTTCCACCATGAATTCTCTCTCTTCTCCTATAAGCTAACAACCTAGTAGAAAGAAGAATGCACATGCAATTCCTTTTCCAATTGTACTATATTCCTCTCTCCTCCCCTGCAAAGCAAAATCAGGTCGGCACATCACGTTTTGTCGTTcgtaaaaacaaaattaaactgCACTTGTTTGATAAAGAATGAGACTTTATGTGTATTTATTGGAAGGCAAGGATTGGACAGTGGAGGATTCTTATGTGAAGTTAAAAGTTGGGAAGTTCAAGTCGAAGACTAGGGTGTTGAAGAATACGAAGAACCCTATTTGGAATGAAGAGTTTGTGTTCAGGGTTCACGACTTAGAGGATGAACTTGTTCTCTCTGTTTATCAGCATCATGATAATTCCGGAATTTTTAATGTTTATGGAGATTTAGTTGGGAAAGTGAAAATACCTGTTTGGTCTGTTGCTGCTGAGGAAATTCAGAACTTGCCACCCACTTGGTTTTCAATTAAAAAACCTAAAAGTGCAAAATCTGTTGACAAATATTGCGGTTAGTGTGTTTTCGTAGTTTTCATTTCTCTGCATTTAATTAGTTGAATGGAAGATTGAACAGTGACAAGCTACGGAAGATATAATGTGTAAATGCGTGACGTTTTTTTAGCTTTCgaatttaatttgattgaagAACAAATGCAAATGACCTATTTTGATTGTTCTCCAAAGTATGACAAAGAAGCTTAAAGTTTGTTATTTAATAATTAGATTAAAAATCTCAAGCCTGAACTTCTTTGCTTACAAAGACTCGGATTTGCGAGGTAATATTGACAAATAAAGATCCACTTCAGGTTATTTGATCACTTTTGCAGGGGAGCAAGCTCTTTTTTGGCAGTCTAGATTACGGTAGTGTATAGCTTTGTCCACCGCAGAAGCTGAACATATTGCTATAACTGAAAGTGCCAAAGAATTGTTTTGGATGAAGGAATTTACTCGAGATCTCGGCCTTTTAATTTAGCTAGATTGAAAGGGGTTATTTTTACTGGCATTTTTTTTGGATAGAACCCCAAATCTTTATGTGGATATTGAAACTGTTTGTTGTTTTgatgctttattttttttacttattgtTCCTTAATTTGGATTTTGAAGCAAATGTTTTGCCTTACTGATGCAGGGAAGATTCTTCTCACTGTTTCTTTACATGGAAAGGGCAAAGATCTATCCACCAACCATGTTGGTTATGTAAATCCAACAAATGACACTTCTAAAGAAATTGAAGTGACAAGCATTTCTTCTCAAGATTTCCATGGTTTTGCAGCTCATTCCAAGAAAATTTCAGAAGGGAAACATTTAATGAAGAACATTGCTTGCCATTTTGAGAAGCTTTTCGGCAAGAATGAAGAAGCCAAGAAAAGTGACGAGGAAGAAGTGAAGAAGGATGATTCTTCTGACCTTTCCACCATCACATCTGACTTTGAAGACCCTGTGGAGGAGCCTCCGGTCAGCCGTAGCTTTGAAGAAGTGATTGAGCGAATGCAGCCCACCAGTGAAGATAGAGAAATGCCAGGGGACCTGCAGGGTGGAGTCCTGCTAGACCAGACATACGTTCTGCCCTCAATAGAACTTAACACGTTTCTTTTCGCTCCTGGTTCACAGTTCAGGAAGGATCTGGCGGAGTTGCAGGGTACAATAGATGTTCAAGAGGGTCCTTGGACATGGAAATCAGATGACATGTGTGTAACAAGAGTTGTCACCTATATTAAAGCAGCAAGTAAGTTAGTTAAGGCTGTTCAAGCCACAGAGGAGCAAACATATATTAAGGCTGATGGAAAAGAATTTGCTGTTTTTGTCTCTGTAAATACCCCTGACGTTCCATATGGGAGTACTTTCAAGATTGAGTTGCTTTACAAGATAATGCCTGGCCAACAGGAACCTTCTGGTGAAGAATCCGCACGTCTGAGTATATCTTGGGCTATTAACTTCTGCCAGAACACTATGATGAAATCAATGATTGAGGGAGGAGCTAGACAAGGATTGAAGGAGAGCTTTGACCAGTTTGCAGAGTTATTAGCTCGCAAACTGAAAGTTACAACTTCAAAATTTGTCTTAGAGAAGGATCGAGCTTTGGCATCCTTGCAGACTGAACAACAGTCAGATTGGGAAATGGCAAAGGAGTACTTTTGGAATTTTACAGTAGTATCTATATTTTCATGGTTTTGTATGTCTTTGTGCACATCTTATTGAGTGAACCTAGCAAATTACAAGGATTGGAGTCTTATGGTTTTGATTTGCCGGATAGTGTTGGAGAAATTATCACCAGTGGGATATTAGTCCTTCAATTGGAGCGGGTGTATTACATGGTTTCACGTTTTGTAGAAGCTAGGCTGCGAAGAGGTCTTTAAATATGTTCCATCATTTCTTTCTTAGACtaactttttttgtttgatGCACACAATGGTTTGTGCATAGTCACGCTAACAGAATCTGGTTTTGGCAGGAAATGATAATGGAGTTAAAGCACAAGGTGATGGATGGGTACTTACTGTAGCTTTGATTGAGGGAATGAACTTAGCTTCCTTGGACCCAACAGATCCCCCAGATCCATATGTGGTCTTAACATGCAATGGCAAAACAAAAACCAGCTCTGTCCAGCTTCAAACTCTTGACCCTCAGTGGAGTGGTGTGCATTTATTTCTCATTCATCCtcttttgtttgttgttgttaagGTCATATGCTTACCTGATACTTTTGCAGAGATACTAGAGTTTGATGCTGCAGAAGAACCTCCTTCGGTGCTAGATGTGGAAGTTTTTGACTTCGACGGTCCATTTGATCAAGCTTCATCACTTGGACATGCAGAAATCAATTTCCTAAAACACACTTCTGCAGAATTGGCAGATATTTGGGTTCCTCTCGAGGGAAAGATTGCGTTGTCTTCACAATCGAAGTTGCACTTGAGGATTTTTTTGGACAATAACAATGGAGTTGAAACTATCCGAGACTACCTTACAAAGATGGAAAAAGAAGTTGGAAAAAAAGTAGGTTTATGTCTTCTCTGTTCTCTCCAAATTGTTTCGCATTGTTAAGGACTGACAATAGTCTAAAACAACCAACTGATATGCTTGGCAGTTAAACCTTCGGTCACCACACAAGAACTCAGCATTTCAGAAAATTTTTGGATTGCCTCCAGAAGAGTTTCTCATCAAAGACTATTCTTGCTCCCTCAAAAGAAAGATGCCATTACAGGTTCCAATAGTATATGCTTGCTTATTCTGTTTAAACATCCATGTGATTTGTGGTCTTTGATTGTTGTTTCAATGCATTATGATGATATCAAATCTGTAAATATGAAGTGATAAAGCTAGCTTGTTCAAAACTTTAGGGGAAGATGAGCGGGGGGTCGAAGggggagaaaaagaaagaaattgagaaaacaAGTATTCTGGTTAGATTGAAATCTTGGTGGTAAATAACATTCACATCTGGAAGCTTCCGACTCTTTGATATTTCAAATTACCGGAATGCTTTGCTAAGTAGCATTCACATATTGTCAACATACGGGTATACTACAGAATGAAATTATCCATATAAATAGACCAGATCGCTTTATTTTTTACTAGTCTGGACATGTGtttgtattaatttttgttcaacTCCACATATTTTTCTCCTCCTTTCTTCAACTTCTAGGGGTTGAAATCTAGTAAATCACTTAATTTTTGTAATGCTACTGCAGGGGCGGATCTTTCTATCTGCCAGAATTGTGGGGTTTTATGCGAATTTGTTTGGTCATAAAACGAAGTTTTTCTTCCTGTGGGAGGATATCGAGGATGTTAATGTGGTTTCCCCTTCATGGTCAACCATGGGGAGTCCTGCACTTGTGATGATTTTGCGCCAAGGTCGAGGTGTTGATG
Protein-coding regions in this window:
- the LOC125857691 gene encoding LOW QUALITY PROTEIN: C2 and GRAM domain-containing protein At5g50170 (The sequence of the model RefSeq protein was modified relative to this genomic sequence to represent the inferred CDS: inserted 1 base in 1 codon); the protein is MRLYVYLLEGKDWTVEDSYVKLKVGKFKSKTRVLKNTKNPIWNEEFVFRVHDLEDELVLSVYQHHDNSGIFNVYGDLVGKVKIPVWSVAAEEIQNLPPTWFSIKKPKSAKSVDKYCGKILLTVSLHGKGKDLSTNHVGYVNPTNDTSKEIEVTSISSQDFHGFAAHSKKISEGKHLMKNIACHFEKLFGKNEEAKKSDEEEVKKDDSSDLSTITSDFEDPVEEPPVSRSFEEVIERMQPTSEDREMPGDLQGGVLLDQTYVLPSIELNTFLFAPGSQFRKDLAELQGTIDVQEGPWTWKSDDMCVTRVVTYIKAASKLVKAVQATEEQTYIKADGKEFAVFVSVNTPDVPYGSTFKIELLYKIMPGQQEPSGEESARLSISWAINFCQNTMMKSMIEGGARQGLKESFDQFAELLARKLKVTTSKFVLEKDRALASLQTEQQSDWEMAKEYFWNFTVVSXIFMVLYVFVHILLSEPSKLQGLESYGFDLPDSVGEIITSGILVLQLERVYYMVSRFVEARLRRGNDNGVKAQGDGWVLTVALIEGMNLASLDPTDPPDPYVVLTCNGKTKTSSVQLQTLDPQWSEILEFDAAEEPPSVLDVEVFDFDGPFDQASSLGHAEINFLKHTSAELADIWVPLEGKIALSSQSKLHLRIFLDNNNGVETIRDYLTKMEKEVGKKLNLRSPHKNSAFQKIFGLPPEEFLIKDYSCSLKRKMPLQGRIFLSARIVGFYANLFGHKTKFFFLWEDIEDVNVVSPSWSTMGSPALVMILRQGRGVDARHGAKCQDEEGRLHFCFHSFVSFNDASRTIMALWRTRALPSDQKEQIVEEQLEKDEKLALSEDTSSYLVVEDVQMSKVYSAELPVNVKSLMRMFDGGDLEHRVMSKSGCLNYATTSWETVAPDVSERQVCYKFNRFISIFGGEVTSTQQKSPIANGAGWTINEIMALHDVPFGDHFRVQFRYEIESSTSVHNSCKCDVSVGVMWLKNTKFEQRITRNIIGKFTTRVKDILELVEKEILLSS